A window from Salvelinus fontinalis isolate EN_2023a chromosome 8, ASM2944872v1, whole genome shotgun sequence encodes these proteins:
- the LOC129860520 gene encoding ceramide kinase-like has translation MDVDPVWLESSLWVGKKRYRAALTGWHLNWTELDKKNRDKKTVSVPVSEVIGVEEGLVQVLPQRSVAKDTDREFTVFYVKRSSSSRSYGLLWRLGRTQFCCPSRDLRDQWMTQLRIALKTHSPSRPHRLLVFINPFGGKKQGRQIYHSLVAPLFELAGISSHVVVTERANQARDHILKKDLTGFDGVVCVGGDGIFSELLHGVIGRTQQEAGLSEHDPSLTLQSCDLHIGIIPAGSTDCVCFATVGVNDPVTSALHIIIGDSQPLDVCSVHHRSSLVRYSVSLVGYGFYGDVLAESERHRWMGPLRYDYSGAMVYLSNRSYAGVIQYLPADSQLSNPRDKTRCLSGCSVCSNGTERLFPQSPGASSLYSSHFSQFSSDTEGEWVSVEGRFRAVSLTCMSSSCPRSPLGLSPSAHLADGTGDLIIVRDTHPLGFLTFLHRHTSTQDQFDLPFVDVHRVKAVRFSFPTGEEEDKDEERERVNDGGMTEEGKRPCRSSSHKHLVERGDERGQKDFLCGLCCSKAPTVSVWNCDGEILPHTEISCRVHGQLVRLYARGIEDGSATPTRKCQDGHRNCKGRCVLNY, from the exons ATGGACGTAGATCCAGTATGGTTGGAGTCCAGTCTATGGGTCGGTAAGAAACGTTACCGGGCAGCACTTACTGGCTGGCACCTCAACTGGACTGAGCTTGATAAGAAGAACCGCGATAAGAAGACCG TTTCAGTACCAGTATCGGAGGTTATTGGTGTGGAGGAGGGGCTTGTGCAGGTTCTACCCCAGAGGTCAGTAGctaaagacacagacagagaatTCACAG TGTTCTATGTGAaacgcagcagcagcagtaggtcCTATGGGTTGTTATGGCGCCTGGGCAGGACCCAGTTCTGCTGTCCCAGTAGGGACCTCAGAGACCAGTGGATGACCCAGCTGAGGATTGCCCTCAAAACACACA gCCCCTCTCGTCCTCACAGGTTGTTGGTGTTCATCAACCCGTTTGGAGGAAAGAAACAAGGGAGGCAGATCTATCACTCTCTAGTGGCCCCACTGTTTGAGCTGGCAGGTATCAGCTCTCATGTTGTAG TGACAGAACGGGCCAACCAGGCGAGAGACCACATACTGAAGAAAGACCTGACTGGTTTCGATGG tgtggtgtgtgtgggcgGGGACGGAATTTTCAGTGAGCTGCTGCACGGTGTGATTGGCCGAACACAGCAGGAGGCAGGGCTATCGGAGCATGACCCCTCCCTAACGCTACAGTCATGTGATCTTCACATTGGCATCATTCCTGCGG GCTctacagactgtgtgtgtttcGCCACTGTGGGAGTCAACGACCCAGTGACCTCTGCTCTGCACATTATCATTG GAGACTCTCAGCCTCTGGATGTGTGTTCTGTCCACCATCGCTCGTCTCTGGTGCGTTACTCTGTGTCTCTGGTGGGGTACGGGTTCTATGGTGACGTGCTGGCTGAGAGCGAGAGACACCGCTGGATGGGGCCTCTCAGATATGACTACTCAG GTGCTATGGTGTACCTAAGTAACAGGAGCTATGCAGGCGTAATTCAGTACCTACCAGCAGACTCCCAGCTCTCCAACCCCAGGGACAAAACACGCTGCCTCTCTGG gtgcAGTGTGTGTTCTAATGGCACAGAGAGACTGTTCCCCCAGTCTCCAGGTGCTAGTTCCCTCTACAGCTCCCACTTTAGTCAATTTAGCAGCGACACTGAAG gtgagtgggtgagtgtggAGGGCCGGTTCAGGGCTGTGTCGCTCACCTGTATGTCCAGCTCCTGTCCTCGCAGTCCCCTGGGTCTGTCCCCCTCCGCACACCTGGCCGATGGGACAGGTGACCTGATCATCGTACGGGACACACACCCGTTAGGGTTCCTCACCTTCCTACACAGACACACCAGCACACAGGACCAG TTTGACTTGCCGTTCGTGGACGTCCACCGAGTGAAGGCAGTACGCTTTTCTTTCCCTACCGGAGAAGAGGAGGAcaaggatgaagagagggagagagtgaatgaTGGAGGGATGACGGAGGAAGGAAAGAGACCATGCCGAAGCAGTTCCCACAAGCACCTGGTAGAAAGAGGAGATGAGCGAGGGCAGAAAGACTTCCTGTGTGGTTTGTGCTGCAGTAAGGCTCCTACAGTGTCTGTGTGGAACTGTGACGGAGAGATACTGCCTCACACTGAGATCTCCTGCAG gGTTCATGGTCAGCTGGTGCGTCTGTATGCCCGGGGCATTGAGGACGGATCAGCCACGCCCACCAGGAAGTGCCAAGACGGACACAGGAACTGCAAAGGGAGATGTGTCCTCAACTACTGA